One Megachile rotundata isolate GNS110a chromosome 5, iyMegRotu1, whole genome shotgun sequence genomic region harbors:
- the LOC100878704 gene encoding protein LLP homolog, with protein sequence MAKSLRSKWRRKCRAVKRERYGAKELDRLKKTLGINENGSQDVEMSEISEIATVVDAKKIKENSKTKQDAEADGTDMMEVDSNGRVFNKKTMRDQFGNYPVWMNRRKIAKHKKGRAKSQKGNTKSHKRLTRKQKKSTTHT encoded by the exons ATGGCGAAATCGTTGCGTAGTAAATGGAGGAGGAAATGTAGAGCAGTCAAAAGGGAACGCTATGGAGCAAAAGAATTAGACAGGTTAAAGAAAACATTAGGTATTAATGAGAATGGGTCACAGGATGTTGAGATGTCAGAGATATCGGAAATTGCTACAG TCGTTGATGCAAAGAAGATTAAAGAAAATTCAAAGACAAAACAAGATGCTGAGGCAGATGGCACAGATATGATGGAAGTAGACAGCAATGGCAGAGTATTCAACAAAAAGACAATGAGGGACCAGTTTGGAAATTATCCAGTATGGATGAACAGAAGAAAGATCGCTAAACACAAAAAGGGCAGAGCAAAATCACAAAAGGgaaacacaaaatcgcacaaaAGGCTAACCAGGAAACAGAAAAAATCGACGACGCATACATAA